GGAATTGGGGTTAGCTGAGCGTGAACTGGAAGCTGCGCGATTAGCAGGGCGAGAACTTAGATTtccaaaagaaaagaaagatatacTAATGCTAGCACATGCGCAGGTCTGTccgcaataaattttaacgtgAATATCATCGAGCTCAGTATCACAATTTAGTTTAacttaagtttaattaatcatgtctataaaacaaattcatCTATTGGACATGGTTAGTTAAACTCTGCTTAAATTAAGTTATGGAACTGGACCTGAGATAAACAACGTACAAGACTGGTTTTTCGCGAGAAACAGgaagtttcgaaaaaaaatatattgttttatgaaGTTCGTTTTACTTCATTCTTTAGGGCCTAACTCTGTGACATGAAAACTATTCCGTCCTTTTTATAAAGCGTATTTCTTTATAGAACTTTTTTATGAAGCATTCCTGGTGATAATAGATCTTAAATGGAATATTTTGATATGTAGGAATACCAACAAGGAAAAATTCGGGTAAACATGtcgtaaaatgtattataatatgtaacatttacGTATCGTTTATTTTACCAACGGATCAAAAAAATTAGAGTCACAAGATTTCAATGTTTGAAATGATTGAATGCGTGACAAGTATCATTACGAATGACCAAAGTTTCACAAAAATTAGTCTAACCGTAGTATCTAAAGGTCATTCTATGCGATTGGCAAAATCCAATTCTTATGATTATGATTTAGGATTAAGTTATGATTAATCAGAGAACAGTGTGCGTCCACTATTTTTGTTGAAAGTCTTTGTGAGATGTAAACACATAGGAATGTGTTTTGCTCTAAGTTTTGAAAGttgtatcaatatttttgtcactgtattttaatattttaatacttttgtttttgtatatagttttcatatatttttcttgtaattattcaCTACGATTCTACTATCATTGTGGATGTAAGTTTCCTATAATTAACGATTTAGGACTTCCAACTTAAGACCTAGTATGTTACGATTATGATCAATGACTCATTGTAGAACGGTTTGAAGTGTTAACTCTtgaatttacagtttttattttttatacacatatatttgaaaaataatttaatgtttaaaacgaCTAAGGAGGATGTTTAAAACGAGATATTAGAACctgtaatattttgtttattataaatttgttttgattttttaaacattttattttaattttgttttttaaatcaaaattatggtaaaatcaaatttataaacatgagtaatataaaaaagatattttaaacgatgaagaaaataaaaccttATTATTCCAATTCTTTGACTTTGGCATCTGAATGttacatattacttttatgacatcaaattctattttttaatattagactTTAAAATCCATAAGATATATACCTGGATTTTTccttataagtatatatatatatatatatatatatatatatatatgtatatatatatatatatatatatatatatctatctgtTTAAATATCATCACTAAAAGTTGTAAAAGTACTATGCACAGTATAGAACACAttgcatttttacatattatatacaaatttacttgtatgtatatattttttttttcgggaTGCAAGGCTTTGTCTTCCATTATCTATGTTTTATAAGACTTCTGCTTAATCATCAGAGTACAATTTGGTAAGATTGACAAATGTAATTGTGCAATGTATTCGAAATTGAAAGAGAATATAAGATATGTGCACACGTGTGTAATATACTcacaacaataatataaatagcatttttaaaataaaatcttaagaTAATGGTTATACAAACAGGGtaggtatatataaaaatgacatttcatttttatatagtcTATAAAACTTAGActctaaattttaaacttaacaACTTGCATTGCAAGCAGTGATGGGGGGGAAATAGTTGAAAAGtagtaatagaaatatttatttgaaggatgtatttataaaaacgacaCTTAGTACCACTTCCGATGATTTTGGCcttgatatatattatgaaGGTTACAATCATGATTTCCAATAGATATTTCCCGTCATTCATTATTCAttgaaaagttattaacaaaaaatattttataaacggaataaaatttttctcaaattaaattaggttgaattaggttaggttaggttaggttaggagATCCACTCCACATTGTTCTCATGCGTACCTTGCAGTACGAAATCAATCAAATCTACAATTCTGTTTTACATGACTTTCTGATAAAGTAAGATTCACTCCGCACCTTCTCATATTTCTGTCCCAAAAAGAgacattatttgtatttataatggGTATAGTTTCGAAAAGCGCAAACCTCCGAtcgcgctgaaattttaaccaaagtTTACCCGTaattagagaagaaagtcctaaaggatttttggcgacaAAGCCTCGTTTGCCCCCCAGCCcctttcaaagtttttacagTTCTTACTAAATAGCtccgaaaatattgattttagagaaaaaaagtttgaaacaaaaaatgaagctcataaatagctctacaaaaaagattatatacatttttaaaattattttattttggctGATATGACCCAAAATAACTCGGCGGGAGTCAAATTGATCCcgtcaaacattttttaaaatttgttttattaaatatgtgaaaattttttaatttaaaggttatatatatttatttaacgtaaacaaaagtttaattacaaatttgaaaaaaaagtaatttttttacagtttaacataaaacaaatatttatataatttaaaataaaacaaacattactataatttaacatataacaCAAAAGGTAATATTTatcatgtatttataaaacgtaaaataaacgaCATCAACGCTTATTcagtaccacataggtttgcgactttccacgctgttcgttttcaatgttttcgcattaatcaaatatcgactttaagtgtgggttaggttaggttaggttagaaaaaattacggggAGAGGGTGCAGAGGGAGGGGCGGAGCCTCTCCCTCGCCTACGCGTTCTCTGCACAACCCTTTGCGAATTTCCACGCGAAATGAGATATATTTCTCGCAAAACgagatatagaaaaattttctgttttatgttaaactgtaaaaaaattactttttttttaaatttttaattaaacttttgtttacgttaaatgaatatatataacctttaaattaaaaaattttcgcatatttaataaaacaaattaaaaaaaatgtttgacggGATCAATTTGACTCCCGCAGAGTTATTTTGGGTCATATCagccaaaataaaataattttaaaaatgtatataatcttttttgtagagctatttatgagcttcattttttgtttcaaacttttttctctaaaatcaatattttcggaGCTATTTAGTAAGAActgtaaaaactttgaaaggGGCTGGGAGGCAAACGAGGCTTtgtcgccaaaaatcctttaggactttcttctctaatcaCGGGTGAactttggttaaaatttcagcgcgaTCGAAGATTTGCGCTTTTCGGAACTTTATCctctataattatttgtttatgaaacatttttttgtggaAGTCtcaggccggtattcatagtcgggtcttatatttaagatcatcttaagtactgtcttaagatgtcattagccaatcacagagccgtattagcatcttaagacattgcttgagatctttaaataagattcgactatgaataccggcctcaGAGTCGTGATCTTGACAACACGTCAATAGGCACGTTCAGCAGACGGTTCACTGAGCGGATCAGTGAGAGTGAGCGCTCATGCCCGATTTCTTCATGGCCAGTTATCTCGCGGTTAAAATTATCCAGGAGATAAACTACCAGATCCACAATTGGTTAAACTTGAGATTTATCCTCCGGATAACTTTATCGGGAAGTGAAGAAATCGGGCATCAGTGATTTTTTAGTACGATTGGTTTTTACTTCTAAATCCAACGAAGAACTAAAGGCACGAACCAATCATATCAGAGAATCACTGAGCACTCACTGATCCGCTCAGCATCTGCTGAACATGCCAATGTCAAGATCATCGAATGTAGTTtctctaaattaaataattactataatttttcaatattttttattcttaaacttAAGTTGAGTATTCTGTCGTTTATTCTTGTATGCATTTTacacagtttttaattttataaagccaattcagaaaattttataatgttaataccTTTGTCACTTTAGGATCCTTTtaggaaataaaagaaaatacaaaaataataaagaatggAAAAGTTGTTTTAAGATCGAAAGCAATGGTGAATTTgaagaaatgtaatataaaattactaaaaatttgaGCACTAACTTTCTAGGACTGttggtttttttaaattgtgtcaTTTTATCTCAGTTGTTTTATTTCTCCATAAATAAAAGGGATAATTGAGATGTcttatttcaaatatgtatataaatgtatttgtttttttatactttgcttcaaattaaaagtttatatttttatacatacatttttaaaataaagattctaTTAAATCTATTTCACGTTTTCCCCAACTTGGATTACAACTTAGAAGCAAACCTAATACACAATATTCTTTAGGTGAAAAGGTTTTTTATACTGCAAGTTGGTACTTGATTTTATCGATATATCATATTATCTGAAGATATGCTTCGAAGAAATAGACAATTACATTATTCTAATATTCGTTCATATTGCTGTTATAAATcagtatgttttatatatgccaatttaaaagtaaaaatattactttcagTTAAATAGGATAtagtttataattgttttatacatagtttattattaaataatgatacatctttttaatgtgtttattacaatataacaataaaacaaCCTATCCATTCCTATCTAATAGTATTAAGGTTTTGTCGTTACATTGTCTGTTTTCTCTATCGTTGCTTCTGTAGTTTCCTCTTGCATGGGATGGGCCAATACTTTATCTATAATTCCAAACTCTTTTGCTTGGATTGGGCTCATAAAATTATCTCTTTCCATACTTCGTGCTGCaacatgatttttataaaataaacaataaaattttttatatgatctATAAGTCTGGAGAAAATGTCTTAGCAAGTATACCTATTTCTTCTAAATTCTGTCCAGTGTGCTTGACATATAGTTCATTGATCTGTTGTTTCAATTTAAGAATTTCAGTGGCTTGTATCTGGATGTCTGTAGCTTGTCCTTGTACACCTCCTGATGGTTGATGTATCATGATTCTGGCATTTGGTAAAGAATGACGCATGCCTTTAGTTCCAGCTGCTAAAAGTAAACTTGCCATAGAAGATGCTTGACCCACGCACCATGTGGAAATGGGAGGTAGAACATATTGCATAGTATCATATATTCCGAGTCCTGCTGTTACACTTCCACCAGgtgaattaatatataaatgaatcGGATTTTTACTGCTTTCCgattgaagaaaaagaagttgAGCAATTACTGCAGAAGCTACAACATCTGTAACctataagataaatttattatgttatgcCCGTATTCATAATTAGAtactttgttaattattttactagcTATCAGCATCTGAAGATAAATTTAAGGAGGCCTTGAATATAAAGTGTGATCTATAATACATGGAGTAAGCACGGAGTAAGAAGGTAACAGGTATAAAGATgtaagcaaaataaattaattttatttcttactcctactccatCTTTTATGCTTATGCTTAGCCAATTAAAGTGCAGGAATAGTTGCGAACTGTGCAAACAATGCCGttagtttcataaaattatggaaaattatATGGCAAATTGTTAGTCTTACTCTTACTCCTTACTCTACGCTTATTCTATGTATTGTAGATCACACTTAAGACCTTAATTTGACCatgaatacaaatattaatcctTAAGATCCAAAGTACTCTgcatataatcaatttatattcatacaAGTTTccttaaatttcaaaaataataaaattatacattttttcctataaagtacaaatatttattttagaaaaataaaagtatattaaagtatattaatgaatttttagatattttttttaatgactaaatgaataataaataatccatTAAATACCTATTATTGagttaataaagtatttttttgcatGTAAAGATTTAAGTGATAAATTAATgtgtaagaataataataaaaaattgtgaatcaTACTGGACCCATGAGACAAATAATCCTTTCCTTCAGAAGTCGTGAATAAATGTCATATGCACGTTCTCCACGTCCACTTTGTTCCACTACAATAGGGACAAAATTTAAGTACCTGCTGCTGACTTTGTGCCCATAAGtctattaaagaaaataagtccattttacatattaaattttaaattatttcagcaGATTCACtcttgttaaaaatatcttcGTATGAACAAAAATACTTACGGTGACTtgtagtaaattatttatccttTGTAACATCTTTATGGATTGGCAACACAATAACTGTTTAGAAAGGAACGTTTTCCAATAAGAGAATTCATGTAATAGGATATGCACAATATCACTAAGATGGaagacaaataatttattgcactataaaaaaaaaaaataagcttAGTGTCAAATGTAACTTACATTCTAAACGTTTATCAgcaaagtattaattaaattctaagatatttgtaaaaaataaatgcgcaagtgcgagagaaaaaaactttttcatgCCATTTGTTTCTTATTACCAGATGTTATTAATCGTTTTCTTTAGATTATTTTGCTGATCTGAATAGAgagcttttttttcttctatgaTAAGTACCCATCCGGCATCCCTCCTATGTATATATGCAGTGTTGCCAATTGTCTGATAATATaggtctgttctttttagttgcactgctgcactagtgcaacCATAGTGTAACGTCCGGGTCTAGGGATATTTCTTCTCAATGTGTGCGTCGCGACCAcagacttctataatatactagacTGCTAACCTTGATTCCCTAGGCGTACcagtatataatgtacatgttGTACATGACTGAATAACCGATCGGAATGTGTCATCtactatatatgtacattgttCGTCAAGtggaatgtatatgtacatatatatatatgccaaTAAATGTCACATATAGTTGCTACGAGTAAtttgttgacatttttaaaatgtttatatatatatatatatatttaaagaatgatacttaataatactaataaatatcattaacattaggttattttatacaaaaatgctCTTAAAATGAGGTTATATCATTTGTCctttagttttaatacttaaacgaaaagaaatgtataccgcttttttatatatatttgggcAGCCTTTTATCACATACCTTGgttattgtcattttatctttttcttttatattacaagagCAAAAGAATGATACGTTTAACGCATAAGTACGCATAAGCGTCCAAGGAGAACGCTCTCATAatcacataatatatgtatatattgtatcatacatctcactcactcctctaGTAATCCATAGTCGTaggactataaaatattagccacATTCCAATCGGTAATTCAGTCTGCCGCCTATGAGCTCctatttgtatacatatgtatacatacttTTCGGGTACACACTAAATGGAGAATATATAACGAGCCTAGCAgtctagtatattatagaagtctgTGGTCGCGACGCCTCGGTCGCCTGACCGACGCGGGAGCTCTCCTTTCGAATTTCGGGCAGCCCGCTTACACGGACTCTACCCGGGTATGACGAGAGCTTGTTGCCGATGGAAAACCTTGTGGGGTTTGGTTAGTGTGACCTTGATGTAGTTAAGATTAAGTATAAGAAATCtggatgtatatatatatatatatatatatatatatatatatatatatgtatatatttattaataaaacaacgtATAGTATTTATTACAAGTATCGCTTAATTTTCGGGCGGAAATATAATGATTTGTGCTACTGTATCGCTATTGTATTCTGCTGATGGATCTAAAGGTTCTAGCTCTGAGGGATCGTCGTCGGAATCGCTGAGCGTAATTATCTCAGGCGCGTTGGACGTTAACTGGTTATAATTTTCCAGAGGGACGGTGTCCTCTTGGAACAAGTCAAGAGATTGCTCTTCCTGGCGGAGCGTCTGTGACTGGAGGAGGAAGGGGGGTGTGTTCCAGCGGGTAGCCCACGAAATTCTCAATTTCCTCGAAAGCCCGCTCTAGGGCTTTTTGTTGAGCTTTAAggatcttttctcttttcttttttccagcGCGGTGGCGATTCTTCTTGATGGTCTACAAATAAACGCTTGGTTAAGCGAGTGAACGCTTAGTTAAGCATCTTTCTACGTCAAGGGAAATTAGGGCCGTCGAGTATATTCGTGCTTGTGAATAATTAACTAACTTATATCGCTGGCAAGCGATAGAATGCTCGCTAGCGGAATCTACGGTTTTGTTCACTTATATCGCTGGCAAGCGATAGAATGCTCGCTAGCGGAATCTATGGTTTCGTTGAGCACGAATATACCGGCTTTTCTAATTTCACTGACGATGTTTAATCATTGAGCCTACTTCACTTTAGGTGTTGTAGAATTCATCGCGGCAcaagggaggggagagggttGTACCTAGAGGAGttgatttacaattatttggaAGTGGATCGACAATTAATCCTTATAATCCTTATTATCGAAAGGATTCCTTATAATATAGCGCAGttcaatttatgaaaatatcggaAAATATTCTAGGGAGCGaaagtaaacaataattaatcagtACTCACGAGTTATAATATAGTTTGAAGCAATAGCTCGGTCCAGTAACAATTAGATGGTTGATGTAGGTTGGCGGTTGAAGGTTGTCACAGAGATATGTTGATGATGGCAGTCTGTCGGAGCACGCACTGTTTAACTTAATTGACAATGAGTTGATCGCGAAGCTGTACGAGAGAGGTTGCAGATAACTTGAAGATTAAAAAGTGACGCTTGACTGAGAACTGAACTAATCGCTGAATGAGTATGCTGAACAAGtgtcgaaaaaataataatgatccGGCCTCTGTGCGCGGATTTAAATAGGGCGCGGACAAAGGGATCGAGCAAAATCG
This DNA window, taken from Monomorium pharaonis isolate MP-MQ-018 chromosome 6, ASM1337386v2, whole genome shotgun sequence, encodes the following:
- the LOC105840259 gene encoding ATP-dependent Clp protease proteolytic subunit, whose translation is MLQRINNLLQVTTYGHKVSSRYLNFVPIVVEQSGRGERAYDIYSRLLKERIICLMGPVTDVVASAVIAQLLFLQSESSKNPIHLYINSPGGSVTAGLGIYDTMQYVLPPISTWCVGQASSMASLLLAAGTKGMRHSLPNARIMIHQPSGGVQGQATDIQIQATEILKLKQQINELYVKHTGQNLEEIARSMERDNFMSPIQAKEFGIIDKVLAHPMQEETTEATIEKTDNVTTKP